In one window of Eleutherodactylus coqui strain aEleCoq1 chromosome 10, aEleCoq1.hap1, whole genome shotgun sequence DNA:
- the LOC136581114 gene encoding mucin-2-like, which yields MRNSSFLLLTCVLLLFAMLSGIGAQSTVDTTLATTEAPTTTSIATTTAATTTLVTTGAPTTTPLASTEAPTTPPLTTTEAPTTAPLATTEAPTTTAETTPLVTTKAPTTTPLVTTEAPTTPLATTEGPTTTPLATTTARTTTPLVTMEAPTTTPLATTENSTTTPLATTEAPTTTPLATTTARTTTPLVTMEAPTTTPLATTETPTTTSLATTEAPTTTSITTTTATTTTPLATTIAPTTTPLATTEAPTTTAETTTPLVTTKAPTTTPLVTTEAPTTTPLATTKAPTTTPLATTEAPTTTAETTTTLVTTKAPTTTPLVTTEAPTTTPLATTEAPTTTPFATTTARTTTPLFTMEAPTTTPLATTETPTTTPLATTEAPTTTPIATTTATTTTPLAPTEAPTTKLIATTIPPTTTPLATTEAPTTTPFVTTEAPTTTPLATTEAPTTMPLATTEALTTTPLATTEAPTSTPLKTTTAPTTTPLATTKDPTTTAETATPLVTTIVPTTTPLATTEALTTTPLATIEAPTTTPLATTTAATTTPLATTETPTTTPLATTEAPTTTPIATTIPPTTKTLATTEATTTTPLATTEVPITTSLVTTIAPTTPLVTTEAPTTTPLASTEAPTTMPLATTEAPTTTKLATTTAEITTPLITTEAPRTTALATTEAPTTTPLATTTVPTTTSLVTTEAPTPTPLATTEAPTSTPLATTTAPTTTPLSTTEAPTTTAETTTPLVTTKAPTTLLDTTEVATTTPLATTEAPTTTPLATTTAVSTTPIATTEAPTTMQLATTTAATTTSFVTTETPTTTPLATMETPTTTPLATTEAPTTTPLATTEAPTTTPLTTTIAPTTTPLVTTEASTTTPPATTETPTTTPLATTEAPTSTPLATTTAVSTTPIATTEAPTTMPLTTTTAATTTPLVTTEAPTTTPLATTKTPTTTPLATTEAPTTAPIATTIPPTMTPVATTEDPTTTAFATTIAPTTTPLVTTEAPATTSLATTEAPTTTPIATTTAPSTTTLATTEASKTTLLITTTAPPTTPLVTMEAPTTTPLATTEATTTMPIATTSARTTTPLATTEAPTTTPLATTEAPTSTLLATTESPTTTSLATTTAPTTTTLATTEAPRTTPLATTIASTTTPLPTTEATTTTPLGTTEAPTSTPLATTEISTTTLLATSTASAATLLVTTEAPTTTPLATTEAPTTTPIATTIPSTNTPIATTEAPTTTPVATTIAPTTTPFVTTEAPTTTPLATTETPTTTPLATTEATTTPIATTIPPTTTPLATTEPLTTTALTTTIAPTTTPLVTTEATATTPLATTEAPTTTPTATTTAPTTTTLATTEASNTTLLITTTAPPTTLLVTTEAPTTTPLATTEAPTTIPIATTTAPTTTPLATTEAPTTTPLPTTEAPTTTPLGTTGAPTSTPLATTEAPTTTPLATTTASATTLVVTTEAPITTPLATTEALTTTPIATTIAPTTTPLVTTEAPATTPFATTEAPTTMPIAATTALTTTTLATTEASTTTLLITTTAPTTTALAITTDIPTTPFVTTETPTTTPITTTTAATTTPLVTTEAPTTTPLATTEAPATTPLATTEAPISTPLATTEVPTTTPLATITAPTTTTLANTEASTTTLLITTTAPPTILLVTTVAPTTTPLATTEAPTTTPIATTTGPTTTPLATTEAPTTTPLATTETPTSTPPATTKAPTTTTLATTEASRTTPLATTVAPTTTPLATTEAPTTTPLATTEAPTTTPLGTTEAPTSAPLATTEAPTTTPLATTSASATTLLVTTEAPITTPLATTEAPTTPPIAITIPSTTTPLATTEAPTTTLLATTIAPTTTPLVTTEAPATTPLATTEAPTTMPIAATTALTTTTLATTEASTTTLLITTTAPTTTPLATTTAPPTTPFVTTEAPTTTPIATTTAATTTPLVTTEAPTTIALATTETPATTLLATTEAPTTTPIATTIPPTTTPLATTEAPTTTAFTTTVAPTTTPLITTEAPATTPLVTTEAPTTTPIATTTAATTTPLVTTEAPTTIPLATTETPTTTPLATTEAPTTTPIATTIPPPTTPLVTTEAAATTPLETTEAPTTTPIATTTAPTTTTLATTEASTTTLLITTTAPPTTPLFTTEAPTTIPLATTEAPTTMSIATTTAPTTTPLATTEAPTTTPLPTTETPTTTPLGTTEAPTSTPLATTEAPTTTPLATTTASATTLLVTTEAPITTPLATTEAPTTTPISTTIAPTTTPLVTTEAPATTPFATTEAPTTMPIAATTALTTTTLATTEASTTTLLITTTAPTTTPLATTTATPTTPFVTTETPTTTPIATTTAATTTPLVTTEAPTTTPLATTEAPATTPLATTEAPTSTPLATTEAPTTTPLATTTGPTTTTLATTEAPTTTPLSSTIAPTTTPLATTEAPTTTPIATTTAATTTTPLVTTKVLTTIPLATTEAPTGTPLSTTTASASTPLVTTEAPITTLLATTEAPTTTPLETTIAPTTTQFVTTEAPTTTPLATTIAPTTRPLAATVAPTTTPLTATEAPTTTPIATTTAPRTTTLATTEASTTTLLITTTAPTTTQLATTIAPATTPLATTEAPTTTPIATTTAATTTALVTTEVPTTTPLATTKTPISTPLATTEAPTTTLLATTMAPTTSPLTTTEATTATPFATTEAPTTMPLATTTAAATTQLVTTEAPTTTSLATSANLTTPLVTMDAPTTTPLVTTEAPTTTPLTTTIAPTTTPLATMESPTTTPPTATEVSTTTPLGTTETPTTTPLATTEAPTTTPLATTETPTTSPLATTEAPRTMPLTTTIATTTTTLATTEAPTTTTFRTTEAPTTTPPAPTEAPTTTGLTTTVPLTTTPLATTDTSTTTTLTTTEAPTTTLLTTTIATTTTRLATTEPTTTMPLATTEVPTTTVLTTTEAATTTSTASTEAPRTTPLPSTEALTTMPPTTTESSTTTSTTAPEAPTTAVRTTTFIVASLATEAVTANTVITTGNSDVGALTEPSFTLFLPNDTSTISGAPTTTTLTTTEALTTTPLATTIALTTTPLATTVASTTTPLTTTGPPTTTPVTTTEAPTTILLTSTEAPTTTPLTTTEAPTTTPPITTEAPTITSPTTTEAPTTAVLITASTVASTITIAVTANTAVTTGNSDVGALTEPSFTLVLPNDTSTVASTVTGAPTTTSFTTTEAPTTTLLTTTESPTTTLLTTTEALTTTSPTTTEAPTTTVITTTSTVVSTVVTTGNSDVGALTEPSFTLVLPNDTSTVASTVTGAPTITSLTTTEAPTTTSPTTTEAPTTTSLTTTEAPTTTLTTTTEFPTTTSLTTTEAPTTTSPTTTEAPTTTLITTTSTVVSTVVTTGNSDVGALTEPVVTLDLPTGAETATAAVTSSTATTTTTRSTTVMRTTPDVNIAAIEQAEEDLPFWGIILIALAVILAFVMLVGFLFGIAACIRMSSRVSQVQASCQAYPTYNTHYGCWNYADPMQDPEGGGPRQWIPRPNIGDEFCSRP from the exons TGGATACAACACTCGCAACCACTGAAGCTCCAACAACTACGTCAATCGCAACCACTACAGCTGCAACAACTACACTTGTTACCACGGGAGCCCCAACAACTACACCACTTGCCAGCACAGAAGCTCCAACAACTCCACCACTTACCACTACTGAAGCTCCAACAACTGCACCACTTGCTACCACTGAAGCTCCAACCACTACAGCTGAAACTACACCACTTGTTACTACGAAAGCCCCAACAACTACACCGCTTGTTACTACTGAAGCTCCAACTACACCACTTGCCACAACTGAAGGTCCAACAACTACGCCACTCGCTACCACTACAGCTCGAACAACTACACCACTTGTTACCATGGAGGCCCCAACAACAACACCACTTGCAACCACTGAAAATTCAACAACTACACCACTTGCCACTACTGAAGCTCCAACAACTACACCACTCGCTACCACTACAGCTCGAACAACTACACCACTTGTTACCATGGAGGCCCCAACAACTACACCACTTGCAACCACTGAAACTCCAACAACTACATCACTTGCCACTACTGAAGCTCCGACAACTACGTCAATCACAACCACTACAGCTACAACAACTACACCACTTGCAACCACTATAGCCCCAACAACTACACCACTCGCAACCACTGAAGCTCCAACCACTACAGCTGAAACAACTACACCACTTGTTACTACGAAAGCCCCAACAACTACACCGCTTGTTACTACTGAAGCTCCAACAACTACGCCACTTGCAACCACTAAAGCCCCAACAACTACACCACTTGCCACCACTGAAGCTCCAACCACTACAGCTGAAACAACTACAACACTTGTTACTACGAAAGCCCCAACAACTACACCGCTTGTTACTACTGAAGCTCCAACAACTACGCCACTTGCCACAACTGAAGCTCCAACAACTACGCCTTTCGCTACCACTACAGCTCGAACAACTACACCACTTTTTACCATGGAGGCCCCAACAACTACACCACTTGCAACCACTGAAACGCCAACAACTACACCACTTGCCACAACTGAAGCTCCAACAACTACGCCAATCGCAACCACTACAGCTACAACAACTACGCCGCTTGCCCCAACTGAAGCCCCAACAACTAAGCTAATTGCAACTACTATACCTCCAACAACTACACCACTTGCAACCACTGAAGCCCCAACAACAACACCATTTGTTACCACAGAAGCACCAACAACTACACCACTTGCAACCACTGAAGCCCCAACAACTATGCCACTTGCAACCACTGAAGCTCTAACAACTACGCCACTTGCCACTACTGAAGCTCCAACAAGTACGCCACTCAAAACCACTACAGCTCCAACAACTACACCACTTGCTACCACTAAAGATCCAACCACTACAGCTGAAACAGCTACACCACTTGTTACCACTATAGTTCCAACAACTACGCCACTTGCAACCACTGAAGCCCTAACAACCACGCCACTTGCCACTATTGAAGCTCCAACAACTACACCACTCGCAACCACTACAGCTGCAACAACCACACCACTTGCAACCACTGAAACTCCAACAACTACGCCACTTGCCACTACTGAAGCTCCCACAACTACGCCAATCGCAACCACTATACCTCCAACAACTAAAACACTTGCAACCACTGAAGCAACAACAACAACACCACTTGCCACTACTGAAGTTCCAATAACTACATCACTCGTAACCACTATAGCTCCAACAACACCACTTGTTACCACAGAAGCACCAACAACTACACCACTTGCATCCACGGAAGCCCCAACAACTATGCCACTTGCCACTACTGAAGCTCCAACAACTACGAAACTTGCAACCACTACAGCTGAAATAACTACACCCCTTATTACTACGGAAGCCCCAAGAACTACAGCACTTGCTACCACTGAAGCTCCAACAACTACGCCACTCGCAACCACGACAGTTCCAACAACTACATCACTTGTTACCACGGAAGCCCCAACACCTACACCACTTGCCACTACTGAAGCTCCAACAAGTACGCCACTCGCAACCACGACAGCTCCAACAACTACACCACTTTCTACCACTGAAGCTCCAACCACTACAGCTGAAACAACTACACCACTTGTTACTACAAAAGCCCCAACTACACTGCTTGATACTACTGAAGTTGCAACAACTACGCCACTTGCCACTACTGAAGCTCCAACAACTACGCCACTTGCAACCACTACAGCTGTATCAACTACACCAATTGCAACCACTGAAGCGCCAACAACTATGCAACTCGCAACCACTACAGCTGCAACAACTACATCATTTGTTACCACGGAGACCCCAACAACCACACCACTTGCAACAATGGAGACCCCAACAACCACACCACTTGCAACAACTGAAGCTCCAACAACAACACCACTTGCCACTACTGAAGCTCCAACAACTACACCACTCACAACCACTATAGCTCCAACAACTACACCACTTGTTACCACAGAAGCATCAACAACTACACCCCCTGCAACCACGGAAACCCCAACAACTACACCACTTGCCACTACTGAAGCTCCAACATCTACGCCACTCGCAACCACTACAGCTGTATCAACTACACCAATTGCAACCACTGAAGCCCCAACAACTATGCCACTTACAACCACTACAGCTGCAACAACTACACCACTTGTTACCACGGAGGCCCCAACAACTACACCACTCGCAACCACCAAAACGCCAACAACTACGCCACTTGCCACTACTGAAGCTCCAACAACTGCGCCAATTGCAACCACTATACCTCCAACAATGACACCAGTTGCAACCACTGAAGACCCAACAACTACAGCATTCGCAACCACTATAGCTCCAACAACTACACCACTTGTTACCACAGAAGCACCAGCAACTACATCACTTGCAACCACTGAAGCTCCAACAACTACGCCAATTGCAACTACTACAGCTCCATCAACTACAACACTTGCAACCACTGAAGCTTCAAAAACTACACTACTCATAACCACTACAGCTCCACCAACAACACCACTTGTTACCATGGAAGCCCCAACAACTACACCACTTGCTACCACTGAAGCTACAACAACTATGCCAATCGCAACTACTTCAGCTAGAACAACTACACCACTTGCTACCACTGAAGCTCCAACAACAACACCACTTGCTACTACAGAGGCTCCAACATCTACACTACTTGCCACTACTGAATCTCCCACAACTACATCGCTTGCAACCACTACAGCTCCAACAACTACAACACTTGCTACCACTGAAGCTCCAAGAACTACACCACTCGCAACTACTATAGCTTCAACAACCACACCACTCCCAACCACTGAAGCTACAACAACTACTCCTCTTGGTACCACAGAAGCCCCAACAAGTACACCGCTTGCTACCACTGAAATTTCAACAACAACACTACTTGCTACCAGTACAGCTTCAGCAGCTACACTACTTGTTACAACGGAAGCCCCAACAACTACACCACTGGCTACCACTGAAGCTCCAACAACTACGCCAATTGCAACCACTATACCTTCAACAAATACACCGATTGCAACCACTGAAGCCCCAACAACTACACCAGTCGCAACCACTATAGCTCCAACAACTACACCATTCGTTACCACGGAGGCCCCAACAACTACACCACTAGCAACCACTGAAACGCCAACAACTACGCCTCTTGCCACTACTGAAGCTACAACTACGCCAATTGCAACCACTATACCTCCAACAACTACACCACTTGCAACCACTGAACCCCTAACAACTACAGCACTCACAACCACTATAGCACCAACAACTACACCACTTGTTACCACAGAAGCAACAGCAACTACACCACTTGCAACCACTGAAGCTCCAACAACTACGCCTACCGCAACCACTACAGCTCCAACAACTACAACACTTGCAACCACTGAAGCTTCAAACACTACGCTACTCATAACCACTACAGCTCCACCAACTACACTACTTGTTACCACGGAAGCCCCAACAACTACACCACTTGCTACCACTGAAGCTCCAACAACTATACCAATCGCAACTACTACAGCTCCAACAACTACACCACTTGCTACCACGGAAGCTCCAACAACTACACCACTCCCAACCACTGAAGCTCCAACAACTACTCCACTTGGTACTACGGGAGCCCCAACAAGTACACCACTTGCTACCACTGAAGCTCCAACAACAACACCACTTGCTACCACTACAGCTTCAGCAACTACACTAGTTGTTACAACGGAAGCCCCGATAACTACACCACTGGCTACCACTGAAGCTCTAACAACTACACCAATTGCAACCACTATAGCTCCAACAACTACACCGCTTGTTACCACAGAAGCACCAGCAACTACACCATTTGCAACCACTGAGGCTCCAACAACTATGCCAATCGCAGCCACCACAGCTCTAACAACTACAACACTTGCAACCACTGAAGCTTCAACAACTACGCTACTCATAACCACTACAGCTCCAACAACTACAGCACTTGCTATCACAACAGATATACCAACTACACCATTTGTTACCACTGAAACTCCAACAACTACGCCAATCACAACTACCACAGCAGCAACAACTACACCACTTGTTACCACGGAGGCCCCAACAACTACACCACTTGCTACCACTGAAGCTCCAGCAACAACACCACTTGCTACCACAGAGGCTCCAATATCGACACCACTTGCCACTACTGAAGTTCCAACAACTACACCCCTTGCAACCATTACAGCTCCAACAACTACAACACTTGCAAACACTGAAGCTTCAACAACTACGCTACTCATAACCACTACAGCTCCACCAACTATACTACTTGTTACCACGGTAGCCCCAACAACTACACCACTTGCTACCACTGAAGCTCCAACAACTACGCCAATCGCAACTACTACAGGTCCAACAACTACACCACTTGCTACCACTGAAGCTCCAACAACAACACCACTTGCCACCACAGAGACTCCAACATCTACACCACCTGCCACTACTAAAGCTCCAACAACTACAACACTTGCTACCACTGAAGCTTCAAGAACTACACCACTCGCAACTACTGTAGCTCCAACAACTACACCACTTGCTACAACGGAAGCTCCAACAACTACACCCCTCGCAACCACTGAAGCTCCAACAACTACTCCACTTGGTACCACTGAAGCCCCTACAAGTGCACCACTTGCTACAACTGAAGCTCCAACAACAACACCACTTGCTACCACTTCAGCTTCAGCAACTACACTACTTGTTACAACAGAAGCCCCAATAACTACACCACTGGCTACCACTGAAGCTCCAACAACTCCGCCAATTGCAATCACTATACCTTCAACAACTACACCACTTGCAACCACTGAAGCCCCAACAACTACACTACTCGCAACCACTATAGCTCCAACAACTACACCGCTTGTTACCACAGAAGCACCAGCAACTACACCACTTGCAACCACTGAGGCTCCAACAACTATGCCAATCGCAGCCACTACAGCGCTAACAACTACAACACTTGCAACCACTGAAGCTTCAACAACTACGCTACTCATAACCACTACAGCTCCAACAACTACACCACTTGCTACCACTACAGCTCCACCAACTACACCATTTGTTACCACTGAAGCTCCAACAACTACACCAATCGCAACTACTACAGCAGCAACAACTACACCACTTGTTACCACGGAGGCCCCAACAACTATAGCACTTGCAACCACTGAAACACCAGCAACTACGCTACTTGCCACTACTGAAGCTCCAACAACTACGCCAATTGCAACCACTATACCTCCAACAACTACACCACTTGCAACCACTGAAGCCCCAACAACTACAGCATTCACAACCACTGTAGCTCCAACAACTACACCACTTATTACCACAGAAGCACCAGCAACTACACCACTTGTTACCACAGAAGCTCCAACAACTACGCCAATCGCAACTACTACAGCAGCAACAACTACACCACTTGTTACCACGGAGGCCCCAACAACTATACCACTTGCAACCACTGAAACGCCAACAACTACGCCACTTGCTACTACTGAAGCTCCAACAACTACGCCAATTGCAACCACTATACCTCCACCAACTACACCACTTGTTACCACAGAAGCAGCAGCAACTACACCTCTTGAAACCACTGAAGCTCCAACAACTACGCCAATCGCAACCACTACAGCTCCAACAACTACAACACTTGCAACCACTGAAGCTTCAACAACTACGCTACTCATAACCACTACAGCTCCACCAACTACACCACTTTTTACCACAGAAGCCCCAACAACTATACCACTTGCTACCACTGAAGCTCCAACAACTATGTCAATCGCAACTACTACAGCTCCAACAACTACACCACTTGCTACCACGGAAGCTCCAACAACTACACCACTCCCAACCACTGAAACTCCAACAACTACTCCACTTGGTACCACAGAAGCCCCAACAAGTACACCACTTGCTACCACTGAAGCTCCAACAACAACACCACTTGCTACCACTACAGCTTCAGCAACTACACTACTTGTTACAACGGAAGCACCAATAACTACACCACTAGCTACCACTGAAGCTCCAACAACTACGCCAATTTCAACCACTATAGCTCCAACAACTACACCGCTTGTTACCACAGAAGCACCAGCAACTACACCATTTGCAACCACTGAGGCTCCAACAACTATGCCAATCGCAGCCACCACAGCTCTAACAACTACAACACTTGCAACCACTGAAGCTTCAACAACTACGCTACTCATAACCACTACAGCTCCAACAACTACACCACTTGCTACCACTACAGCTACACCAACTACACCATTTGTTACCACTGAAACTCCAACAACTACGCCAATTGCAACTACCACAGCAGCAACAACTACACCACTTGTTACCACGGAGGCTCCAACAACTACACCACTTGCTACCACTGAAGCTCCAGCAACAACACCACTTGCTACCACAGAGGCTCCAACATCGACACCGCTTGCCACTACTGAAGCTCCAACAACTACACCCCTCGCAACCACTACAGGTCCAACAACTACAACACTTGCTACCACTGAAGCTCCAACAACTACACCACTATCAAGCACTATAGCTCCAACAACTACACCCCTTGCTACTACTGAAGCTCCAACAACTACGCCAATCGCAACTACTACAGCTGCAACAACAACTACACCTCTTGTTACCACAAAAGTCCTAACAACTATACCACTTGCTACCACTGAAGCTCCAACAGGAACACCACTTTCTACCACTACAGCTTCAGCATCTACACCACTTGTTACAACGGAAGCCCCAATAACTACACTACTGGCTACCACTGAAGCTCCAACAACTACACCACTTGAAACCACTATAGCTCCAACAACTACACAATTTGTTACCACTGAAGCTCCAACAACTACTCCACTCGCAACCACTATAGCTCCAACAACTAGACCACTTGCTGCCACGGTAGCTCCAACAACTACACCACTCACAGCCACTGAAGCTCCAACAACTACGCCAATCGCAACCACTACAGCTCCAAGAACTACAACACTTGCAACCACTGAAGCTTCAACAACTACGCTACTCATAACCACTACAGCTCCAACAACGACACAGCTTGCTACCACTATAGCTCCAGCAACTACACCACTTGCTACCACTGAAGCTCCAACAACTACGCCAATTGCAACTACTACAGCTGCAACAACTACAGCCCTTGTTACCACGGAAGTCCCAACAACCACACCACTTGCTACCACAAAGACTCCAATATCTACACCACTTGCCACTACTGAAGCTCCAACAACTACACTACTCGCAACCACTATGGCTCCAACAACTTCACCACTCACAACCACTGAAGCTACAACAGCTACACCATTTGCTACCACTGAAGCTCCAACAACTATGCCACTTGCAACTACTACAGCTGCAGCAACTACACAACTTGTTACCACTGAAGCTCCTACAACTACATCACTTGCAACCAGTGCAAATCTAACCACACCACTGGTTACCATGGACGCCCCAACAACTACACCACTTGTTACCACTGAAGCTCCAACAACTACTCCACTGACAACCACTATAGCTCCAACAACTACACCACTTGCTACCATGGAATCTCCAACAACTACACCACCAACAGCCACTGAAGTTTCAACAACTACTCCACTTGGTACCACGGAAACTCCAACAACTACCCCACTTGCTACCACTGAAGCTCCAACAACTACCCCACTAGCAACTACAGAAACTCCAACAACTTCACCACTTGCCACTACTGAAGCTCCAAGAACTATGCCTCTCACAACCACTATAGCTACAACAACTACAACACTTGCCACTACTGAAGCTCCAACAACTACAACATTTCGTACCACTGAAGCTCCAACAACTACCCCACCTGCTCCTACTGAAGCTCCAACAACTACAGGACTCACAACCACTGTACCTCTAACAACTACACCACTTGCCACTACTGACACTTCAACAACTACAACACTCACAACAACTGAAGCTCCAACAACTACACTACTCACAACCACTATAGCTACAACTACTACACGACTTGCAACCACTGAACCTACAACAACTATGCCACTCGCAACCACTGAAGTTCCAACAACTACAGTGCTCACTACCACAGAAGCTGCAACAACTACATCAACTGCTTCGACAGAAGCTCCAAGAACTACACCACTCCCAAGCACTGAAGCTCTAACAACTATGCCACCCACCACCACTGAATCTAGTACTACTACCTCAACTACTGCCCCTGAAGCTCCCACAACTGCAGTACGTACTACAACCTTTATAGTAGCATCCCTTGCCACTGAAGCAGTTACTGCCAATacagttattactactgggaattcAGATGTCGGTGCCCTTACAGAACCTTCTTTCACCCTTTTTCTTCCTAATGATACATCTACTATCAGTGGAGCTCCCACAACTACTACTCTTACTACCACTGAAGCTCTCACTACTACACCACTTGCAACTACTATAGCTCTAACTACTACACCACTAGCAACCACAGTAGCTTCAACAACTACCCCACTCACAACAACTGGACCTCCAACAACTACGCCAGTCACAACCACTGAAGCTCCAACAACTATACTACTCACAAGTACTGAAGCTCCAACAACTACACCCCTCACAACCACTGAAGCTCCAACAACTACACCACCTATTACCACTGAAGCTCCTACTATTACATCACCTACTACCACTGAAGCTCCCACAACTGCTGTACTCATTACTGCTTCCACAGTAGCATCCACTATCACTATAGCAGTTACTGCCAACACAGCTGTTACTACAGGGAATTCAGATGTCGGTGCCCTTACAGAACCTTCTTTTACCCTTGTTCTTCCAAATGATACATCCACTGTGGCATCTACTGTCACTGGAGCTCCCACAACCACTTCATTCACAACCACTGAAGCTCCGACTACTACATTACTCACCACCACTGAATCTCCCACAACTACTTTACTCACAACCACTGAAGCTCTGACTACTACATCACCCACTACCACTgaagctcccacaactacagtaATCACTACTACTTCCACAGTAGTATCCACGGTTGTTACTACAGGGAATTCAGATGTCGGTGCTCTTACAGAACCTTCTTTCACCCTTGTTCTTCCAAATGATACATCCACTGTGGCATCTACTGTCACTGGAGCTCCCACAATTACTTCACTCACAACCACTGAAGCTCCGACTACTACTTCACCCACGACCACTGAAGCTCCCACAACTACTTCACTCACAACTACTGAAGCTCCGACTACTACATTAACCACCACCACTGAATTTCCCACAACTACTTCACTCACAACTACTGAAGCTCCGACTACTACATCACCCACTACTACTGAAGCTCCCACAACTACATTAATCACTACTACTTCCACAGTGGTATCCACGGTTGTTACTACAGGGAATTCAGATGTCGGTGCCCTTACAGAACCAGTGGTCACCCTTGACCTTCCAACTGGAGCAGAAACTGCGACTGCAGCTGTTACTTCATCTACAGCTACTACTACCACTACAAGATCTACTACTGTGATGAGAACTACACCTGATGTTAATATTGCTGCTATAGAACAAGCAGAGGAAGACT TGCCATTCTGGGGAATCATCCTGATCGCACTGGCTGTCATTCTGGCTTTTGTCATGTTAGTAGGGTTTCTATTTGGG ATTGCAGCCTGTATACGAATGTCCAGCAGAGTGAGCCAAGTCCAGGCCAGCTGCCAGGCCTACCCAACCTACAATACACACTATGGATGCTGGAACTATGCAGATCCAATGCAAGACCCAGAAGGTGGAGGACCAAGACAGTGGATTCCAAGGCCAAATATTGGTGATGAATTCTGCTCGAGGCCGTAG